The following are from one region of the Halorussus rarus genome:
- a CDS encoding alpha/beta fold hydrolase: MTAGTSSSRRSPERDSSRLATVSVDDERQLAYAEYGDPDGVPVVFLHGTPGSRRLGELFESAARDRGVRLLAPDRPGFGRSAPWPDRSVGDADRFVEAVLDDAGARTAGLVAFSGGAPYALAAAATLADRIERVDIAAGATPPAVSEETPGIQRLLAGLATTTPSLLRGLFRGQAWLADRLDPSFVVAQYTAEDGAESVPDEAAEIVREDFVEAFARHRRGAVTEFRNATTDWGIDFDGIDAPVRLWHGENDANVPLADVRRLEAEIPTARLRVLDGADHVGALLRSRRDVLASHG; this comes from the coding sequence ATGACAGCAGGGACCTCCTCGTCGCGAAGGAGCCCGGAACGGGACAGCAGTCGGCTCGCGACCGTCTCCGTGGACGACGAGCGGCAGCTCGCGTACGCCGAGTACGGGGACCCGGACGGCGTTCCCGTCGTGTTCCTCCACGGGACGCCCGGCTCGCGGCGACTGGGCGAGCTCTTCGAGTCGGCGGCACGGGACCGCGGGGTTCGACTGCTCGCCCCCGACCGACCGGGATTCGGCCGCTCTGCGCCGTGGCCCGACCGCTCGGTGGGCGACGCCGACCGGTTCGTCGAGGCCGTTCTCGACGACGCCGGCGCGCGGACCGCCGGACTCGTCGCGTTCTCCGGCGGGGCTCCGTACGCGCTCGCCGCGGCGGCGACGCTGGCCGACCGAATCGAGCGGGTCGATATCGCCGCCGGAGCGACGCCGCCGGCCGTCAGCGAGGAGACGCCCGGGATTCAGCGGCTCCTGGCGGGACTGGCGACGACGACGCCGTCGCTCCTCCGGGGGCTCTTCCGGGGACAGGCCTGGCTCGCGGACCGGCTCGACCCGTCGTTCGTCGTCGCGCAGTACACGGCGGAGGACGGTGCCGAGTCCGTACCCGACGAGGCCGCGGAGATCGTCCGCGAGGACTTCGTCGAGGCGTTCGCCCGGCACCGCCGGGGCGCGGTCACGGAGTTCCGGAACGCGACGACCGACTGGGGAATCGACTTCGACGGGATCGACGCGCCGGTGCGCCTCTGGCACGGCGAGAACGACGCGAACGTGCCCCTCGCCGACGTGCGACGCCTCGAAGCCGAGATACCGACCGCTCGCCTGCGCGTGCTCGACGGCGCCGACCACGTCGGGGCGCTGCTTCGGAGCCGGCGTGACGTGCTGGCGAGCCACGGCTGA
- a CDS encoding SHOCT domain-containing protein: MRDANHVVMGIADDGRVKLLVGGLVFSLLALVGVAAFGVVAGLSALFAAPASAPLIVVLLNAVAPYAITAALLGALSFVLTLGLAVSAVRRASVPRSERLARLARLVERFSAEARRFGLAERFEPTTEDRIDELKREYVEGEITELEYERRLQDLMAGGDADDRRVRGGPSRTDRGRLDRELER, from the coding sequence GTGCGCGACGCCAACCACGTCGTGATGGGAATCGCAGACGACGGCAGGGTCAAGCTGCTGGTCGGGGGGCTCGTGTTCTCGCTGCTGGCGCTGGTGGGCGTCGCCGCGTTCGGCGTGGTGGCGGGCCTCTCGGCGCTGTTCGCCGCGCCGGCGTCGGCGCCCCTGATAGTCGTCCTGTTGAACGCCGTCGCCCCGTACGCCATCACGGCCGCGCTGCTGGGGGCACTCTCGTTCGTGCTGACGCTCGGCCTCGCGGTGTCGGCGGTCCGGCGGGCGTCGGTGCCCCGCAGCGAGCGCCTCGCCAGGCTCGCCCGGCTCGTCGAGCGGTTCTCGGCGGAGGCCCGGCGGTTCGGGCTGGCCGAGCGCTTCGAGCCGACGACCGAGGACCGCATCGACGAACTCAAGCGCGAGTACGTCGAGGGCGAGATAACCGAACTCGAGTACGAGCGCCGGCTCCAGGACCTGATGGCCGGGGGAGACGCCGACGACCGCCGGGTCCGCGGGGGCCCGAGTCGCACCGACCGCGGGCGCCTCGACCGCGAGCTCGAGCGGTAG
- the purH gene encoding bifunctional phosphoribosylaminoimidazolecarboxamide formyltransferase/IMP cyclohydrolase codes for MTRIAGLASNRGRNLMHLADRSPGGATLGVVLTNDADAPVLEKAEKRDVPTEVVERDAGESRRDHEERVVEALADYDVDLVCLDGYMRILSDSFLDEMPVALNVHPSLLPSFPGTDAHQQVLDAGVKTTGCTVHVVTDATDEDGDVMEEEVDAGPVVTQEPVPVYEGDDESDLKERVLYEAEFKAYPRAVKWFADGKLDVDADAGEVRVEGDEDGKFPARRVETADLAADLRYGENPHQDAALYGDATCEEASVVDAPQLNEGAKGMGYNNYNDADAALNLVKEFDRPAAAVIKHTNPAGCATAETLADAYDRALATDPKSAFGGIVALNRECDAATAEQVVDSFKEVVVAPGYTDDALDALFEKDNLRVLDVGTEENFTEITETTTEKDLVGGRLIQERDLQAPTRDDLEVVTEREPTDDQYESLLFAWRTIKHVKSNAILFAKGTETVGVGAGQVSRVDAVEIAKMKAEKDAEGKAADGAVMASDAFFPFPDGIEAAAEAGIEAVVQPGGSVNDEDVIEAADEHDMAMVFTGSRSFRHD; via the coding sequence ATGACCCGGATCGCCGGACTCGCCAGCAACCGCGGACGCAACCTGATGCACCTGGCCGACCGGTCGCCCGGCGGGGCGACCCTCGGCGTCGTCCTGACCAACGACGCCGACGCGCCGGTGCTGGAGAAGGCCGAGAAGCGCGACGTTCCGACCGAGGTCGTCGAGCGCGACGCGGGCGAATCGCGGCGCGACCACGAGGAACGCGTGGTCGAGGCGCTCGCCGACTACGACGTCGACCTGGTCTGTCTCGACGGCTACATGCGCATCCTCTCGGACTCGTTCCTCGACGAGATGCCGGTCGCGCTCAACGTCCACCCGTCGCTGCTTCCGTCGTTCCCCGGCACCGACGCCCACCAGCAGGTGCTCGACGCGGGCGTGAAGACCACGGGCTGTACCGTCCACGTCGTCACCGACGCTACCGACGAGGACGGCGACGTGATGGAGGAGGAAGTCGACGCAGGCCCGGTCGTCACCCAGGAGCCGGTCCCGGTCTACGAGGGCGACGACGAGAGCGACCTCAAGGAGCGGGTGCTCTACGAGGCCGAGTTCAAGGCCTACCCCCGCGCCGTGAAGTGGTTCGCCGATGGCAAGCTGGACGTCGACGCCGACGCCGGCGAGGTCCGCGTCGAGGGCGACGAGGACGGTAAGTTCCCGGCTCGGCGGGTCGAGACCGCCGACCTGGCGGCCGACCTCCGGTACGGCGAGAACCCCCACCAGGACGCCGCGCTCTACGGCGACGCCACCTGCGAGGAGGCCAGCGTGGTCGACGCTCCGCAGCTCAACGAGGGCGCGAAGGGGATGGGGTACAACAACTACAACGACGCCGACGCCGCCCTCAACCTGGTCAAGGAGTTCGACCGGCCCGCCGCGGCGGTCATCAAGCACACCAACCCCGCAGGCTGCGCCACCGCAGAGACGCTCGCGGACGCCTACGACCGGGCGCTGGCGACCGACCCCAAGAGCGCGTTCGGCGGCATCGTCGCGCTCAACCGGGAGTGCGACGCGGCCACCGCCGAGCAGGTCGTCGACTCGTTCAAGGAGGTCGTCGTCGCGCCGGGCTACACCGACGACGCGCTCGACGCGCTCTTCGAGAAGGACAACCTCCGCGTGCTCGACGTGGGTACCGAAGAGAACTTCACGGAGATTACGGAGACGACGACCGAGAAGGACCTCGTGGGCGGTCGCCTGATCCAGGAGCGCGACCTGCAGGCCCCGACTCGCGACGACCTGGAGGTCGTCACGGAGCGGGAACCCACCGACGACCAGTACGAGAGCCTGCTGTTCGCGTGGCGGACCATCAAGCACGTCAAGTCCAACGCCATCCTGTTCGCGAAAGGGACCGAAACGGTCGGCGTCGGCGCGGGCCAGGTCTCCCGGGTCGACGCGGTCGAGATCGCGAAGATGAAGGCCGAGAAGGACGCCGAGGGCAAGGCGGCCGACGGCGCGGTGATGGCCTCCGACGCGTTCTTCCCCTTCCCGGACGGCATCGAGGCCGCGGCCGAGGCCGGCATCGAGGCCGTCGTCCAGCCCGGCGGCTCGGTCAACGACGAGGACGTCATCGAGGCCGCCGACGAGCACGACATGGCGATGGTGTTCACCGGGAGTCGGAGCTTCCGGCACGACTGA